In a single window of the Raphanus sativus cultivar WK10039 chromosome 9, ASM80110v3, whole genome shotgun sequence genome:
- the LOC108827664 gene encoding kinesin-like protein KIN-4A, with protein MESDDCSVKVAVHIRPLIGDERLQGCKDCVTVVSGKPQVQIGSHSFTFDHVYGSSGTPSTEMYQECAAPLVDGLFQGYNATVLAYGQTGSGKTYTMGTGCGDTSQTGIVPQVMNALFTKIETLKDQIEFQIHVSFIEIHKEEVQDLLDPSSINKSDTTSNGKVAHVPGKPPIQIRESSNGVITLAGSTEVSVSTLKEMAACLDQGSVSRATGSTNMNNQSSRSHAIFTISVEQMRKINTDSPENGTYNGSLKEEYLCAKLHLVDLAGSERAKRTGSDGMRFKEGVHINKGLLALGNVISALGDEKKRKDGAHVPYRDSKLTRLLQDSLGGNSRTVMIACISPADINAEETLNTLKYANRARNIRNKPVVNRDPVSTEMLKMRQQLEYLQAELSLRNGGSSCAELQALKERIASLETTNEDLCRELHQYRSRYAGVEHSDKDFKDIQTDEIVGSVRPDGLKRSLHSIESSNYPMVEATIGDSREIDEEAKEWEHKLLQNSMDKELHELNRRLEEKESEMKLFDGYDPAALKQHFGKKIAEVEDEKRAVQEERNRLLAEIENLASSDGQAQKLQDVHAQNLKSLEAQIQELKKKQENQVQLLKQKQKSDDAARRLQEEIQSIKAQKVQLQHRMKQEAEQFRQWKASREKELLQLRKEGRKSEYERHKLQALNQRQKMVLQRKTEEAAMATKRLKELLEARKSSPREHSGGTNGFGTNAQALQRWLDHELEVMVNVHEVRHEYEKQSHVRAALAEELSVLRQVDEFAVKGLSPPRGKNGFARASSLSPNARMARISSLENMLGISSNSLVAMASQLSEAEERERAFTSRGRWNQLRSMGEAKNLLQYMFNSLAEIRCQVWEKDVEIKEMKEQFKEIVGLLRQSELRRKEAEKELKLREQELATSLAPSPLGTPPSAVKHIAEDMNNTPSPMTVPAQKQLKFTPGIASGKVRDSAAFINANKKMVPMGQVSMRKLSAVGQQSGKLWRWKRSHHQWIVQFKWKWQKPWRLSEWIRHSDETLLKAKPRHKALPNKITNRIM; from the exons ATGGAGTCTGATGATTGCTCTGTTAAGGTTGCTGTCCACATCAGACCGCTCATCGGCGATGAGCGGCTTCAAGGTTGTAAAGATTGTGTCACTGTCGTTTCTGGTAAACCACAG GTACAAATTGGATCACATTCTTTTACTTTTGATCATGTATACGGAAGCTCTGGAACTCCATCTACTGAAATGTATCAAGAATGTGCTGCACCGCTCGTTGATGGTTTATTTCAAGGCTACAATGCTACGGTTCTTGCCTATGGACAGACTGGTTCAGGTAAAACATACACAATGGGTACTGGCTGTGGAGACACCAGCCAAACAGGGATCGTACCTCAAGTTATGAACGCTCTTTTCACCAAAATTGAGACTCTCAAGGATCAGATCGAGTTTCAAATCCATGTTTCTTTCATCGAG ATTCATAAAGAAGAGGTGCAAGATTTGTTGGATCCTTCTAGTATTAACAAATCGGATACTACTAGTAATGGCAAGGTAGCACATGTCCCTGGGAAGCCACCTATACAGATCCGAGAATCATCAAATGGTGTCATCACATTAGCAGGATCCACGGAAGTAAGCGTCAGTACTCTCAAAGAGATGGCTGCTTGCCTTGACCAAGGCTCCGTCAGCAGAGCTACTGGTAGTACTAACATGAACAATCAGTCCAG TCGTTCACATGCCATTTTCACTATCTCTGTGGAGCAAATGCGCAAGATCAATACAGATTCTCCTGAAAATGGTACTTACAATGGGAGCTTGAAAGAAGAGTACCTATGTGCTAAGCTGCACCTAGTAGACCTTGCTGGTTCAGAGCGAGCCAAAAGAACTGGCTCTGATGGTATGAGATTTAAAGAAG GAGTTCACATAAACAAAGGCCTCCTTGCGTTAGGCAATGTCATCAGTGCGCTTGGAGATGAGAAAAAGCGTAAAGACGGTGCTCATGTTCCTTACAGAGACAGTAAACTTACACGGCTTTTGCAG GATTCTCTTGGTGGCAACAGCAGAACTGTGATGATAG CTTGCATCAGTCCTGCAGATATTAATGCTGAGGAAACACTCAACACGCTTAAGTATGCAAACCGTGCTCGGAACATCCGGAACAAACCTGTT GTTAATAGAGATCCTGTGTCCACTGAGATGCTAAAAATGCGCCAACAGCTAGAATACTTGCAGGCAGAGCTCTCCTTAAGGAATGGAGGGTCCTCATGTGCAGAGCTCCAGGCTCTTAAGGAAAGGATTGCTAGTCTTGAAACTACTAATGAAGACCTTTGCCGTGAACTCCATCAGTACAGAAGCAGATATGCTGGTGTGGAGCATTCTGATAAAGACTTTAAAGACATACAAACT GATGAAATCGTCGGTTCTGTAAGACCGGATGGGCTGAAAAGAAGCTTGCACAGTATAGAGTCGTCTAATTATCCCATGGTTGAAGCCACAATAG GTGATTCAAGGGAAATAGATGAAGAGGCAAAGGAGTGGGAGCACAAACTCTTGCAGAATAGTATGGACAAGGAGTTGCATGAACTGAACCGTCGTCTGGAGGAAAAAGAG TCTGAAATGAAGCTGTTTGACGGCTATGATCCGGCTGCTCTAAAGCAACATTTTGGAAAGAAAATTGCAGAGGTGGAGGATGAAAAGAGAGCTGTTCAG GAAGAGAGAAACCGCTTGTTGGCTGAGATAGAGAACCTTGCTTCTTCTGATGGTCAAGCACAGAAGCTGCAAGATGTGCATGCGCAGAATCTGAAATCTCTTGAAGCACAGATTCAAGAACTTAAGAAAAAGCAAGAGAACCAAGTTCAGCTactgaaacagaaacaaaagagCGATGACGCTGCTCGGAGGTTACAGGAAGAAATTCAATCCATCAAGGCACAAAAG GTGCAGCTGCAGCACAGAATGAAACAAGAAGCAGAACAGTTTAGACAGTGGAAAGCCTCCAGGGAGAAGGAACTTTTGCAG TTACGGAAAGAAGGCAGAAAGAGTGAGTATGAAAGGCATAAGCTGCAAGCTTTGAATCAGCGCCAGAAAATG GTTCTTCAGAGGAAGACAGAAGAGGCTGCAATGGCTACCAAGAGGTTAAAAGAGTTGCTTGAAGCTCGGAAATCTTCTCCTCGTGAACACTCAG GTGGTACTAATGGTTTTGGAACAAATGCTCAG GCGTTGCAGAGATGGCTAGATCATGAGCTAGAAGTCATGGTGAATGTGCATGAAGTGCGCCATGAGTACGAGAAACAAAGCCATGT ACGAGCTGCTCTGGCAGAAGAGTTGTCTGTGTTAAGACAAGTGGATGAGTTTGCAGTGAAAGGCTTAAGCCCTCCAAGAGGAAAGAACGGCTTCGCCAGGGCGTCGTCCCTGTCACCTAATGCGAGGATGGCTCGTATATCTTCACTTGAGAACATGCTGGGGATATCTTCTAACTCTCTAGTAGCCATGGCCTCACAGCTTTCTGAGGCAGAAGAACGGGAACGTGCTTTTACAAGCCGTGGCCGCTGGAACCAGCTAAGATCAATGGGAGAGGCAAAGAACTTGCTTCAATACATGTTCAACTCTCTTGCGGAGATAAG GTGCCAAGTATGGGAGAAGGAtgtagaaataaaagaaatgaaagAGCAGTTCAAAGAGATTGTTGGACTTCTGAGGCAGAGTGAGCTGAGAAGGAAAGAAGCTGAAAAGGAGCTTAAATTAAGAGAGCAGGAACTTGCAACTTCCTTAGCTCCATCTCCACTT GGAACCCCACCGAGTGCAGTGAAACATATAGCTGAAGACATGAACAACACACCATCTCCAATGACTGTGCCAGCACAGAAGCAGCTCAAGTTTACACCAGGGATTGCTAGCGGAAAAGTGAGAGACTCGGCTGCATTTATCAATGCAAACAAGAAG ATGGTACCAATGGGACAAGTATCGATGAGGAAACTATCAGCAGTTGGACAACAGAGTGGGAAGCTTTGGAGGTGGAAGAGAAGCCATCACCAGTGGATCGTTCAGTTCAAATGGAAGTGGCAGAAGCCATGGAGGCTCTCTGAGTGGATTAGGCACAGTGACGAAACACTTCTCAAAGCAAAACCAAGACATAAGGCTCTCCCTAATAAGATCACTAATAGGATCATGTGA